In Deinococcus seoulensis, the DNA window GGGTATCGGCGAGGCCGGCACCATCGCCAGCACCGCCGCCGTCGCCAACGCCGTCATGGACGCCCTGTGGCACGAGTGTGGCATTGCGCACCTCGACATGCCCTACACCGCCGAGAAAGTCTGGAAGGCCATCAGGGACGCCCGCAACCAGCCGCAGGCCGCCGACGACTAAGGCGTTGACAGGCGAAGGTTGATGGTTGATAGAAACCGCCAACCTTCTCTATCAACTGTCACCTTTCAACCATCAACCCCATCCCGGAGGGATTCATGTATCCAGCCAACTTCGAGTACCAGAAAGCCGACAGTGTCGATCAGGCCATCGCCGCGCTCGCCGCGAACCCCGACCTGAAACTCATCGCCGGGGGGCACAGCCTGCTGCCCGCCATGAAGCTCCGGCTGGCGCAGCCGCCCGCCCTGCTGGACATCTGGGGCATTCAGGAAATGAAAGGCATCAAGCGCGACGGCGACTGGTTCGTGGTGGGCGCCATGACCACCCACGCCGAGGTGCTGCGCAGCGACCTCCCGCTGTTCCCCGAGGTGGCCGGGTGGGTCGGTGACCCCATGGTCCGCAACCGCGGCACCATCGGCGGCAGTCTGGCGCACGCTGACCCCAGCGCCGACTACCCCGCCGCGGCGCTGGCCCTGGGCGTGGAATTCGTCATCCGTGGCCCCGACGGCGAACGCACCGTCCACGCCGACGACATGTTCGTCGGAATGTTCGAAAGTGCCGTGCAGCCAGGCGAACTCCTGACGCACATCCGCATTCCCGCCACCATCCAGGCCAGCGCCTACGAGAAGTTCCGGCACCCCGCCAGCCACTACGCCATCGTCGGTCTGGCCGTCGCCCGCCACGCCAGCGGCGAGGTCCGCGCCGCGTACACCGGCGCCGCCGAACGCGCCCACCGCCTCACGAAACTGGAAGAAGCCGTGAAGGATGGCAACCCGGCCCCCACCGGCCTCGTCGAGGCGGGCGACCTGCTCGGCGACCGCTTCGCCAGCGCCGAGTACCGCGCGCACCTCGTGGACGTGCTCGCCGCCCGCGCCCTCGAACGCCTCGGCTGAGCCTCCAACTAAGTACGTCGAAGCTAACATTGCGAGATTCCGGGAAAGCGCTGGAATCTCTCCATTCCCGCTTCAACGTACTTCCTCTGCTACGCGCTCCGCGCGGTTTATCTAAAAGATAAACGCAGTGTACTTACTTCCAGCGGCACCCAGGCACCCAGCCGGGTGCCGCTGCCCGTTCCAGCGTCACGCGCACGCTCACCTCCGGCGGGACATCCACCACCCCGGAATCCCCCAGCGTGCGGGAGTACCCACCCTCGACCACGGCATTCACCTGCACGTCAAGCGGGCCGTACGACCAGAACGCCGGGAAGTCCGTATCCGGGTTCTTCGACGCCTGCCAGATGCGCTCCCCCAGCACCTTCCGGTCCCCGGCGGGCAATCCGAAGCAGCGCGTGGCGTACTCGCGCGCCAGTCGGCCCAGGCGGCTACCCAGCGCCGGAAGATCACCGGGATACGAGGCGCCGCGCGAATCGAACGCCAGCACGACCCGCGTCACCCGACCGCCCTCCCCGGACACGAGCACGTCCAGTTCACTGTCCAGGGACACCAGCACCCCACCGCCCTCCACCGGGCGGGAGGACGCCGGACGGGCACCCTCCAGCAGGGCAGGCGTCCGGCTGACAGACACGGGCGCGGCGACCAGCAGACCGGACAGCAGCAGAGGCAACATGCCCAGACTGTACGCCCCGGCTACTGGATCAGGCCCGCCACGCCGTTGATTGTCACGGCGATGATCACCGTCCCGAACACGAACGACAGCAGCGCGTGCCCCAGCAGCAGGCGGCGCATGGCGCGGGTGTTCAGGTTCGTGTCGCTCACCTGATACGTCATGCCGATCGTCACGCTCAGGTACGCGAAATCCCAGTACGTGGGTTCCTCCAGATGATCGTTCCCGTGCGGGAACAGCACGCCGCGTCCGTCGCGGTAGTACAGCCGCGCGTAATGCAGGGTGTACTCCGTCTGCACCAGCAGCCAGCTGCCCACCACCGTCCCCACCGCCAGCAGCGTCAGCAGCACCTCGCGCGTGCCCCTGGCGTCGTGCGCGTCGGACAGCAGGAACATCACCCCGATCAGGCTCACCAGCGCCGCCGAGGTCGTCAGTGTGCCCGCCACGGCCCGGCTGTCATCCTCCCGCGTCGCCAGTTCCCGCGTCCGGCCCGGCCCGGCCGTCATCAGCAGGGGCCACAACTGCGCCATGACCGTCAGCGTGAACGTCACCCAGCCCAGCAGCACGCGCGCCTCGGGCGGCCACGCGGACGGCGTGGCAAGACCGACCAGCAGACCGGCGGCCAGACCGAACAGCAGGCGGCGGGCCGCGTGACGGGACCGTCGGGACGAGGAAGACATGCGCGGAGCATACGCCGGGCATTGTCATCGCACGCTCGTGAAGCGTTCACGGAAGCTGGCTACGGTGGAAGGATGAAGCGACTGACCCTGGCCCTCGCCGCCCTGACCCTGGGCGCCGCCCACGCCGCCACGCCCCCCGTACAGGTGACCTACCGCGTGTTCCACTACACCTGCGACGCAGGCAAGAAACTGAGCGTGTACTACGTGCAGTTCGGCCAGGACCCCATGTTCGCCATGCTCGACTGGAACGGCCAGCGGCACGGACTGGCGCAGGCGATCAGCGCCAGCGGTGCCCGTTACGCCAGCCTCAGCGGTCCCGCCGGAGCGCGCGGCGGGTTGCAGTGGTGGGAACACCAGGGCGCGGCGGAACTCAGCACCTTCACCGGGAACAGCACCACCACCACGAAGACCCTCCTGACCGGCTGCAAGACCCCGGGCCGCTGAGCGACCCTTCGCTAAGTCTTTTCGCTCTCTGTTCCCAGAGCGGGGGGCGCGTAAACTCTTCAGGTGACTGTTGCCGCGCCCAATCTTTCCAAGTTGCTGCCCGCCGCCCCGCCCGGAAACCTGCTGCTGCTCCCGCAGGTGGCGCGCGCGGCGCTGTTCGCGGCGTTCCCCGGCCCGGCCGTGCTGCTGACCACCCCGGACCGCCTGGGCAGTTACGCCACGGCCGGGGTGCTGGGTGCGCCGGTCAGCGTGAACCCCGGTCTGCGCGACTGGGACGCCCGGCACGAGCACGTGGTGCTGGACGTGAACACGGCGCTGGACCTGTTCCCGTCCCGCCCGGAGGACCACGCCCTGACGCTGCGGGTCGGCTCGAACTACCCGCGTGAGGAGTTGCTGTCGCGCCTGGAACGCCTGGGCTACGAGCGCGGGGAAGAACCCGGTTTCGAGATTCAGGGCGACACGCTGGAACTCCGTCTGTCTGCCGGGTCGGGCCTGCCTGCCGAGGCCGAGGAGGGCCTGTGGGTCCGCGCGGAGTTCTTCGGGGACGAACTGGACACCCTGCGCTTCCTGAAACCGGGCGCACTGACCGGCGAGAAGGCGCAGAGCTTCACGCTGGAACCCACCGCCGAGTACCTGACGGAGGTGAAGTGGGACGCCACCCGCCTGGAACTGCTGCCGGGGCGGGTGTTCCTGGACTCGCCGGAGTTCTACGCGTCCGCGCTGGGCGTGCTGATCGACACCTTCTGGCCGAAACTGGCCGGGCGTGAGGTGACCAGCTTCGGCCGCACCCCGCTGGACCTGCCGGACCTGGACACCGGCCTGACTCCGCTGCCGTTCTACCGCGCGCGCCTGAGCGACCTGGAACGCGACGTCAACGAATGGCGCGAGGCGGACTACCGCGTGATGATCCTCGTGCGGCACGACCGCACCGCTGCGTACCTCGCTGACAAGCTGCTGAACACGCACGAGATCCCGTGGCTGAAGATCCCACGCGTGCCCGAGGGGGGCCTGGGCTTCCTGCGCGCGGCAGGAGAGGGCGGCTTCGTCATCCCCGAACACCGGACCGTCATCCTGACCGAGGACCTCATCTACGGCTTCCAGGGTGGCAGCGCCCTGCGCGGCAAACGCCTGAACGGCAAGCCCGTCACGGACGCGCTGGGCCTGCACGTCGGGGATTACCTGATCCACCCCGAGCACGGCATCGGGCAGTTCGAGGGCCTGGAGACCCGCAAGGTGCTGGGCGTCACCCGCGACTACCTGAACCTCACGTACCGCGGCGGCGCGCGCCTGAGCGTGCCCATCGAGCAACTCCCGGTCCTGCGCCGCCACCCAGGCACCACCGACGACCCACCCTCCCTGAGTTCCTTCGACAAGAAGGACTGGGCGAAAGCCAAGGAGAAGGCCCGCAAGAACGCCGAGGCCGTCGCCGCGAAACTGCTCGTGCAGTACGCCGCGCGGCAGGTCACGCCCGGCAACGCCTTCCCCGCGCAGCCCGAATGGGACAGTCAGGTCGAGGCGAACTTCAAATTCGAACTGACGGCCGACCAGAAGACCGCACTGAAAGAAACCATGCGCGACCTGGAGAAAGCCAACCCCGCCGACCGCCTCATCTCCGGCGACGTGGGCTTCGGGAAGACCGAGGTCGCCCTGCGCGCCGCGCACCGCGTCGTCGGACACGGCAAACAGGTCGCCGTGCTCGTCCCCACCACCCTCCTGGCCGAACAGCACACCAGCACCTTCGTCGAACGCTTCAAGGGCCTCCCCGTGCGCGTCGAGGGCCTCTCCCGCTTCACCACCCCCCAGCAGGCCCGGAGCATCCTCGCCGACGCCGCCCAGGGCAAGGTGGACATCCTGATCGGCACGCACCGCCTCCTCAGCGGCGACGTGCAGTTCCGCGACCTGGGCCTGATCATCGTCGACGAGGAACACCGTTTCGGCGTCGGCCAGAAAGAAAAACTCCGCGCGCTGCGGGGCCTGCCGCCCACCCCCAAGGACGGCAAGATCGACATTCCCGAGGACGCCCGCGCTGTCGACACCCTCGCCCTGTCCGCCACACCCATCCCCCGCACCCTCTACATGAGCATGGTCGGCCTGCGCGACATGAGCTCCATCCAGACCCCACCCAAGGGCCGCAAACCCATCCAGACGGTCCTCGCACCGTTCGACCCCATCACCGTCCGCGACGCGATCCTCACCGAGATCGAACGCGGCGGCAAGGTCTTCTACATCCACGACCGCATCGCCAGCATCGGCGCCCGCAGCCTCTACCTGCGTAACCTCGTCCCCGAAGCCCGCATCGGCGTCGCCCACGGCCGCATGAACGAGGAAGAACTCGAAGAAATCATGCTCGGCTTCGAACAGGGCGCCTTCGACGTGCTGCTCGCCACCACCATCGTCGAGACCGGCCTGGACATCCCCGAAGCGAACACCATCCTGATCGAACGCAGCGACCGCCTCGGCCTCGCCCAGCTCTACCAGCTGCGTGGCCGCGTGGGCCGCCGCGCCCAGACCGCCTACGCCTACCTGTTCTACCCACCCCGCATGACCGAGAACGCCCAGCGCCGCCTCTGGGCCATCGCCGACCTCCAGGACCTCGGCAGCGGCCACCTCCTCGCCGAGAAGGACATGGAAATCCGCGGCGTGGGCAACATCCTCGGCGAGGAGCAACACGGACACGTCCAGGCCGTCTCCATCGACGTGTACACCGAACTGCTCGCCGAGGCCGTCGCCAAACTCAAAGGCGAAAAGATCGAAGCCCCCACCACCATCAGCATCGACCTGCCCATCGACGCCCGCCTGTCGCCCGAGTACTTCCTCACCGCCGACGGCAAAAGCGACGAGGAAGCCCGCATCGCCACCTACGGCCGCCTCAGCGAAAGCCGCACCCTCCAGGCCATCAGCCGCGTCGAACGCGACCTCCGCAAAAAATACGGCCCACCCACCCCCGAAGTGCAGAACTTCATCGACCTCGCCAAACTCCGCCTCACCGCCGCCGCCCGCCGCGTCCTGAGCATCGGCGAAACCATGACCCAGATCCAGATCACCTTCGCCTACAAAACCCTCGACTACGACGCCCCCGGCCTGCGCGCCTTCCCCTTCAAGACCGAAGTCGTCACGTTCCCGCCCAGCGTGAAACTCGACAAACGCGGACTGAAACCCAACGACTACGCGCGCACGCTGATCGACCTTCTCGGGTACTTCGGGTAAAGACAGTCGGAATCCTTGCGCCTGGCGGCGGGCCTCCCCACCCCCCAGCCCCCTACCCCAGGGGGGCAGGGGGAGCAGGCGTTGCACTGGGCAAGAGTTTTTACTGGCGCGGCGGAGGTGTAGTGGGCGGTGACGTGTCCGGCTTCGACGCCATCCTGCCGCCCCCCTCGTAGGCCCGCGCGCTGCGCGCACGACGGCCGGTGGTGGTCTGCGGTGGCTGGCAGGGTGCCTTGCTGAACGCCGCTGATCGACTCTGAAAATCATGCTCTGGCAACAGCCCAAAAAGTAGAACCTTGCTGCTCGCACCAAGAATTGGGGCCACACAACCGTTGTGGCAACGCGGCCCGTCGTGCGCGCAGCGCGCGGGGCGAACGCAGCGGGGGCGGAGGATGGCGTGTGAGGCGTGGCCGTCCCCGCCGATCACCCGCCATGTAAGCCCACGAAATACCTGCCCAGTGCAACGTTGCTCCCCCTGCCCCCCTGGGGTAGGGGGCTGGGGGGTGGGGAAGCACCCGGAAACTCCACCGCCGGGGAGAAGCTGGAACCCCCGCCTGCCTGTTCGTGGAACGGTGATGACCCCCGGTACACTGGTGGCATGACAACCGTTTCGCCCCTGCTGCCGCAGGCCGGGCTGTCCGGCGCCGCGTACCGCACCTCGACCCGGCAGAACCTGCTGACCATCGCGCTGGGCTGGTGGTTGCTGGGCGGGATTTTCGTGGACGGGTGGGCGCACAATCAGTTCGGGGAGTCGCTGGAGACGTTCTTCACGCCGTGGCATGCGTTGTTCTACAGCGGATTCCTGGCGGTGGCGGGTTGGTGCCTGCGGCTGGCTTCGGTCGGGTGGCGGCAGGGGCGGCGCGGTCTGGCGGCGTTCCCGGAGGGGTACCATCTGGCGGCGCTGGGTGTGCCGGTGTTCGGGCTGGGCGGCGTTGGGGACATGGTGTGGCACACGGTTTTTGGGATCGAGGTGGGGATCGAGGCGTTGCTGTCGCCCACGCATCTGCTGCTGTTCGCGGGCGCGGCCCTGATCGTGGCGTCGCCCCTGAATGCGGCGTGGCGGTCCCCGGCGGCGCGCATGGCGGCGGGCGGCGTGCGGTGGGTGGCGGCGCTGTCCGGTGCGTCGCTGCTGGCGGCGACGGCGTTCATGCACATGTACATGTGGGGGTTGCTGACTGTGCCGCAGGGGCTGGGGTGGGTGCAGACGCGCGGCGAGCTGAGCGCGGTCCTGCTGACGGCGCTGATCATGACGGCGCCGGTCCTGCTGATCCTGCGCCGGTTTGCGTTGCCGTTCGGGGCGGTGACGGTCATGTATTTCGTGACGAACCTGGGCATGAGTTTCATGCTCGCGCCGGGTGAGTGGCGCGTGCCGTTGCTGGCGGCGTTCAGTGGCCTGCTGGCGGACGCGTTGCACGCCCTGCTGCGTCCCGGTGCGGCGCGGGTGTGGCAGCTTCGGGCGTTTGCGTTCCTGTTGCCGTTGTGCGTGTGGGTGCCGTTCCTGGGTGGCGCCGTGCGTCTGGGCCTGAGTAACCTGAGCCTGGAGTTGTGGCTGGGCGTGGCGGTCATGACTGGCCTGGGCGGCGTGGCCCTGAGTGCCCTGGTGTTCCCCGCGCCGCTGCCCCCGCAGGCGCTGGAGGAGTAGGCGGGGCTGGCCGTCAGTGGTGGTGCGTGGGCGCTGGTGTGGCAGGAGGCAGCCCCGGCAGTGGGACCTGAGCGCGCCGCCGCAGCAGGGCGCTCAGGGTGGTGATCTCGCCGCGTTGCGTGCCTGTGATCTGCCGCGCCAGCAGGCCCACCTGCGGAAGCACGCCAGTCTCCAGCGCGGGCCGCGCCATGACCAGCGCTCCCTGGTGGTGGCGGATCATGAGTTGCAGGAACAGCGTTTCGGCTTCCGGGACGGGCCGGGTGTTCAGGGCATTCAGTTCGGCGGGGGAGGCCATGCCCATCGTCCGGGCGTGCGCGGCGGGCAGGGGCGCGGCGGGGTCCACGGGCGGCAGGTTCCACAGGTGCAGCCAGCCCTGCATCTGCCGGATCTGCTCCTGCTGCCCCAGTTCGATGTCCAGTGCCAGCGAGCGCAGCGTGCGGTCCCCGGAACGCCGCCGCAGGGCCTGCGCCATCGTAATCGCCTGGGCGTGGTGGGGGATCATGCCGCGCACGAAGGTCACCTCGGCGCTCTGCGGGGTGGGCGGGGTCTGCCGGGGCGTGAGGGCCAACAGCGCCCCGCCGCCCAGCAGCAGCGCCGCCAGCACGCCCGCCGCCATGCGCCTCACGCGGCTGCCTTCACGGGGCGGTGGTGGTCGCCTGCCGGTCGAAGTGCCGTTGCCGCGCCCGGAACGCCGCCTTCTGCTCCGGGGTGGTCTGCGCGTGGCAGTGGCGGCAGCTGACGCCCTCCTCGAACAGCGCGTCCGCGCGTTCCTGCGCGTCCAGCGGCCACCCGCACGAGTGGCACATCACGGCCCCGCCCTCGCGCAGGCCGTGCCCGACGGTCACGCGGCCGTCGAACACGAAGCACTCGCCGTCCCAGCGGCTGTCCTGCTCGGGCACGTCCTCCAGGTATTGCAGGATGCCGCCCTGAAGGTGGAACACGTCCGCGTACCCGCGCTGGCGCAGCAGGCTGGTGCTCTTCTCGCAGCGGATGCCGCCCGTGCAGAACATCGCCACGCGCTTGCCCTGTAGCTCGGCGGCGTGCGCGTCCAGCCATGCCGGGAACTCCCGGAACGAATCGATCTGCGGGTCCAGCGCGCCCCGGAACGTCCCGGCCTTCACCTCGTAGCGGTTGCGGGTGTCGATCACGACCACGTCCGGCGCGCTGATCAGGGCGTTCCAGTCGTGCGGGGCCACGTACTGCCCGGCCTCGCGGGTCGGTTCGACCGGTACGCCCATCGTCACGATCTCGGCTTTCACACGCACCTTGAAGCGCCGGAACGGCTGCCCGCTGGCCTCCGATTCCTTGTACTCCAGGCCGGTGAAGCCCTCTGTCAGCAGCGCCCCGCGCAGCGCGTCGATGCCCGCGCGGCTCCCGGCGACCGTGCCGTTGATCCCCTCGGACGCCACGATCAGCGTGCCGCACAGGCCGTGCGCGGCGCCCAGCGGCAGCAGCCGTTCGCGCAGGCCCGCCGGGTCGGCCACCGCCCGGAACTGGTACAGCGCCGCCACCACGAAGGCGGGCGCGGCGACCGGGTCGGAGGGAACGTCGGGCAGGGAAGGGGCAGGGTGGGGCGCAGACATCCCCCGCATGATACCGAGGGGATCTGCGTGCCTGGGGGCCGCGCCTCACGGTTCCCGTCACATCTTCGAGGCGTAGCGGAAGTAGGCGTTCACCTGTGGAACGAAGCACAGCGCGGCGGCGCCCAGCAGCGGCACGACGCCCAGGACGGTGCTGAACGGGTTCCCGGCGCTCAGCAGCAGTGCGCCCGTGCCGAGCAGCATCAGCACCAGCAGGGCGCGCGCCCAGCCGCGTCCCCGGTACACGTTCCAGCACAGCGCCGCTTCCAGCAGGAACCGGATCTGGCCTGCGCCGCTCCCGCCGAGCAGCATGCCGATCAGGGAGGTCAGCAGCACGACCCCCAGGATCACGGTGGTGATCGTCCACCCGGCGCGGATGGCGGCGGCCTGCGCGGGCGTTTCGGTGGGGGTGTCGTTCAGGCTCTCCATGAGACTGTCGGTCATGGGGGTAGCTTACGGGGCGCCAGGGTCCGGCGTTGCTGCATGTGACCGGCCGTCATGCGGGTGTGGTCGCGTGTGGGAATGCGCGTTCTGGCGGAGTCGCGGGGCGCTGGCCTCTGCTAGCCTTGCGGGCGTGTCTGTGCCTTCCACCCTGATCACCGCGTCCGGCCTGAGTGTCGTGTACGGCGAGCGGGCCGTGCTGAGCGGCGTGGACCTGAGCGTGACGGCCGGTGAGCGCGTGGCGTTGCTGGGCCGCAACGGGGCGGGCAAGACGACGCTGCTGCGCGTCCTGACCGGCGAGCGCACCCCGGACGACGGGGAGGTCTGGCGGCAGGAGGGGCTGCGGGTGGCGGTGCTGGCGCAGCATCACGCGCACCCGCCGGGCCTGAGCGTGCGCGCCCTGCTGGACGCCGCGCACCCGTACCGGGAGCTGGAGGCCGACCTGCTGGCGCTGGAGGCGGACCTGGGCGACCCGGACACCCTGGACCGCTGGACGGCGCTGCACGCCCGCCTGGACGACCTGGACGCCTTCCGCTGGCCGGCGCGGGCGGCGCGGGTGCTGGGCATGCTGGACCTCACGCGCTTCCTGGGGCGCGAGGCGGCCACGCTGTCCGGCGGGGAACGCACCCGGCTGGCGCTGGCCCTGGCCCTGGCCAGGGAGCCGGACCTGCTGGTGCTGGACGAACCCACCAACCACCTGGACATCCGCATGCGCGAGTGGCTGGAGGGCTGGCTGCGGGATTTCCGGGGCGGGGTGCTGCTGACCAGTCATGACCGCGACTTCCTGGACGGCGTGGCGACCCGCAGCGTGTGGCTGGACGCGGGCGAGGCGACCCCGTACGCGGGCGGGTACTCGCGCGCGCGGGCGCAGCGGGACCTGGAGCGGCGCACGCAGTCCCGCGCGGCCCGGCTGGGCGAACGGGAGGCCGGGCGGCTGGCGGGCAGCGTGGACACCCTGGACCGCTGGGGCCGCCGCTCGCGCGCCCTGAAGAGCCGCGCCGAGCGGGTCGCGGTGCCCGAGGCGCCCCTGCCGGAACGGCAGATCCGCATGCGCCTGCTGGCCGGCACGGCAAAAGCGCCGCTGGTCGCGTGGGGCGAGCACCTGAGCAAGGGGTACGCCGGGCGGCCCGTGTTGCAGGGCGCGGCGTTCCGGCTGCGGCAGGGCGACCGCGTGGCCCTGATGGGCGCCAACGGCACCGGCAAGACCACCCTGATGCGCCTGCTGTCCGGCGAACTGCACCCGGACCCGCCGGGCCGCGACCCGGACACGGGCCTGCCGCTGCCCGAGCCGCTGCTGCGCGTGGCGGGCGGCGTGACGGTCGCCAGCCTCGACCAGACCTGGCACGGCCTGACGCCCGGCGAGGGCCTGCACGCGCAGTTCGAGCGGCGGTTCGGGCGGCAGGCGACCACGCTGCTGGGCCGCGCGGGCTTCGGCGCCGCCGACTGGCCCAAGACGCCCGAGGTACTGTCCGGCGGGGAACGCGCCCGTGCCGGACTGGCGCTCGTCAGCGGGCTGCGCGCCGACCTGCTGCTGCTGGACGAACCCACCAACCACCTGGACGTGGAGGCCCTGCTGGCCCTGGAGGGCGCGGTGCAGGCGTACGCGGGCGCGGTCGTGATCGTCACGCACGACCGCCGCTTCGCGCGGGAGGTCGCCACGAGGTTGTGGGTGATCGAGGACGCTGCGCTGCGCGAGGTGAGCGGCTGGGGCAGCCGCGAGTACCGCGACCCGGCCGCCACGTTGCAGGGCGACCCGCCGCCGCCACCGCCCGCGCCCACGCCCCGGCAACGCCTCGCGCCGCTGGAAGCGCGGCTGGGCAGCCTGCGCGCCGAACTGGACCGCCCGCCCGGCACCCTGACCGGCCGCGAGGAAGCCCGCGTGCGCGCCCAGGCGCACGACCTGCAACAGTCGCTGTACGCCCTGTACGCCCAGGTGTGGCACGAAGCGCAGTACGACACCCAGGTCCGCGAGCCGCCCCTGACCGTGCGCGCCCAGCGCCTCGGGGACGCGCCGGGCGAGGGGGGCGGCATGTTCTGGGCCGCGCAGGACCCCACCTGCCCACACCTCGCCTGGGACGGCTACACCCTGCGCTGGAACGGCTCGCCGCCCGCGTGGTTCGGCGCGGCTCTGCTGGGCGGCACCCTGCGAATCCTGTTCGAACGCTGGAACGTGGGCCGCGTGACCCTGGGCGACGGTGGCCCTGTCCTCACGCGCCGCGCTTACTTCGAGCGGCTGGGCCTGATCCGCCCCACCTGACCGGGCCAGTCCGGGCGGTCCGGGCACGCCTCATGCCGGACCCCGCTATACTTCCGCGCATGGAAGACCTCATCAAGGGCCGCCTTGGTGCAGCGGACGGTTACGACATCCGCTGCGTCATCGACGGCGACACCATCAAGGGCCGCGCAGGCGGAAAACTGCACGGCAAGGACATCAACCTCGAAATCACCGAACGTGGCGTGCAGGGCAGCGTCGGCGCGGACCCCGTGAAGATCGAACTTCAGGACGGCGAACTCAAGGGGAATGTCGGCGCGCAGAAACTCACGCTGCGCGGCGTGGACCGCGTCACGGGCTTCATGGGCGAACCCATCATCGGCTGGAACGTCGTGGCGCAGCAGACCGGCGAACGCCTGACCGGGCAGCTGGGCAGCACCATCCTGGGCCGCCCCTTCGACCTGGAACTGGGCAGCGCGCCCGGCTGGGTGGGTACGCTGGTCGCCATCGTGGCCTTCTACGCCCTGGAACCCCGCGCGAACATCACGACCAGCCGCTGATGCTGACTCCGATTGAATGGGCTGCAAAGCCCGTTCAATCCGAGCGGAGCGAGTGGGAGAAAAACGGGTTCCGGGCGTGGAGCTGACAATCCGGTGAAGTTCCGGATTGTTGGCGAAACAAACGGAATCCGTATGAGACCAGTGCAGCAGAAGGGCCGCCGCGGTGCAGACCGGGCGGCCCTTTCTCCTGTTGTTCCTGCCGGCGCTCAGCGGCCGCCGATGCGGTAGGTGACGCCGAAGCGCAGGGTGGTGCCCTGTTCGGCACTCTCGACGCCCAGGTTGACGCTGGTGCGGCCGTTCAGGTTGTACCCGGCGCTGAAGCTCGGCAGGATCGACTGCAGGTCCAGGCCGCTAATGGGCGTACTGACCCGGAACGTGAATCGCTCGTCGGGCGTGCTGTACTGCGCGTCGATCAGACCGTTGCCGTTCAGGTCCACCTGGTACTGCAGGTACAGGTCGCGCGTCAGGTACGACCCGAGCGTGATGGTGGCCCCCAGCGTGCCGTCGGCGTTCCCGAGTTGCGGGGTCAGGCGGAACACGTCTAGGCCGAACGCGGCGGCGATGGTGCGTTCCAGTTCGCCCAGCACGAACACGTTCAGGGCCGTCTGGAAGGCGCTGGCGCCCAGCGCGGTGAGGTTACCCGGCAGCGCCGTCAGGTTCGGGACGCCCGTGGCGACCAGCGCGTACAGTTCCGCCTCGCTGTACGCCGCGCCGGTGACCGGGTCGGCGCAGGCAGGGCCGTCCTGCGCGCAGCTGAGGGTGGTGGTCAGGTCCAGTCGGGGCGCGCTGGCGGGCTGGGTGACGAACTCGCCGCGCAGGTTCAGTTTCACCGGTACCCGCTGCCGCGTGTCGCCCAGGGTCGCGGTGACCAGTCCGCTGGCGGTCACGTCGAACTGTGGGTACAGGTTCTCGCCGCTGAACGTGACGGTACTGTCGGCCAGCGTGAACTCGTTCTCGCGCAGGTACACGAAGCCGCGCTGCGAGCGGATGTCGCCGGTCAGGCGCGGGCGCGCCCCGGTGCCCGACACGACCAGACTGCCGGTGAAGTCGGCCCGCACGAGGTTCTCGTCCACGCGGATGCCGTTCACGGCCCG includes these proteins:
- a CDS encoding FAD binding domain-containing protein; the protein is MYPANFEYQKADSVDQAIAALAANPDLKLIAGGHSLLPAMKLRLAQPPALLDIWGIQEMKGIKRDGDWFVVGAMTTHAEVLRSDLPLFPEVAGWVGDPMVRNRGTIGGSLAHADPSADYPAAALALGVEFVIRGPDGERTVHADDMFVGMFESAVQPGELLTHIRIPATIQASAYEKFRHPASHYAIVGLAVARHASGEVRAAYTGAAERAHRLTKLEEAVKDGNPAPTGLVEAGDLLGDRFASAEYRAHLVDVLAARALERLG
- a CDS encoding DUF1345 domain-containing protein is translated as MSSSSRRSRHAARRLLFGLAAGLLVGLATPSAWPPEARVLLGWVTFTLTVMAQLWPLLMTAGPGRTRELATREDDSRAVAGTLTTSAALVSLIGVMFLLSDAHDARGTREVLLTLLAVGTVVGSWLLVQTEYTLHYARLYYRDGRGVLFPHGNDHLEEPTYWDFAYLSVTIGMTYQVSDTNLNTRAMRRLLLGHALLSFVFGTVIIAVTINGVAGLIQ
- a CDS encoding MliC family protein, which codes for MKRLTLALAALTLGAAHAATPPVQVTYRVFHYTCDAGKKLSVYYVQFGQDPMFAMLDWNGQRHGLAQAISASGARYASLSGPAGARGGLQWWEHQGAAELSTFTGNSTTTTKTLLTGCKTPGR
- a CDS encoding DEAD/DEAH box helicase gives rise to the protein MTVAAPNLSKLLPAAPPGNLLLLPQVARAALFAAFPGPAVLLTTPDRLGSYATAGVLGAPVSVNPGLRDWDARHEHVVLDVNTALDLFPSRPEDHALTLRVGSNYPREELLSRLERLGYERGEEPGFEIQGDTLELRLSAGSGLPAEAEEGLWVRAEFFGDELDTLRFLKPGALTGEKAQSFTLEPTAEYLTEVKWDATRLELLPGRVFLDSPEFYASALGVLIDTFWPKLAGREVTSFGRTPLDLPDLDTGLTPLPFYRARLSDLERDVNEWREADYRVMILVRHDRTAAYLADKLLNTHEIPWLKIPRVPEGGLGFLRAAGEGGFVIPEHRTVILTEDLIYGFQGGSALRGKRLNGKPVTDALGLHVGDYLIHPEHGIGQFEGLETRKVLGVTRDYLNLTYRGGARLSVPIEQLPVLRRHPGTTDDPPSLSSFDKKDWAKAKEKARKNAEAVAAKLLVQYAARQVTPGNAFPAQPEWDSQVEANFKFELTADQKTALKETMRDLEKANPADRLISGDVGFGKTEVALRAAHRVVGHGKQVAVLVPTTLLAEQHTSTFVERFKGLPVRVEGLSRFTTPQQARSILADAAQGKVDILIGTHRLLSGDVQFRDLGLIIVDEEHRFGVGQKEKLRALRGLPPTPKDGKIDIPEDARAVDTLALSATPIPRTLYMSMVGLRDMSSIQTPPKGRKPIQTVLAPFDPITVRDAILTEIERGGKVFYIHDRIASIGARSLYLRNLVPEARIGVAHGRMNEEELEEIMLGFEQGAFDVLLATTIVETGLDIPEANTILIERSDRLGLAQLYQLRGRVGRRAQTAYAYLFYPPRMTENAQRRLWAIADLQDLGSGHLLAEKDMEIRGVGNILGEEQHGHVQAVSIDVYTELLAEAVAKLKGEKIEAPTTISIDLPIDARLSPEYFLTADGKSDEEARIATYGRLSESRTLQAISRVERDLRKKYGPPTPEVQNFIDLAKLRLTAAARRVLSIGETMTQIQITFAYKTLDYDAPGLRAFPFKTEVVTFPPSVKLDKRGLKPNDYARTLIDLLGYFG
- a CDS encoding DUF305 domain-containing protein, whose amino-acid sequence is MAAGVLAALLLGGGALLALTPRQTPPTPQSAEVTFVRGMIPHHAQAITMAQALRRRSGDRTLRSLALDIELGQQEQIRQMQGWLHLWNLPPVDPAAPLPAAHARTMGMASPAELNALNTRPVPEAETLFLQLMIRHHQGALVMARPALETGVLPQVGLLARQITGTQRGEITTLSALLRRRAQVPLPGLPPATPAPTHHH
- the trhO gene encoding oxygen-dependent tRNA uridine(34) hydroxylase TrhO codes for the protein MSAPHPAPSLPDVPSDPVAAPAFVVAALYQFRAVADPAGLRERLLPLGAAHGLCGTLIVASEGINGTVAGSRAGIDALRGALLTEGFTGLEYKESEASGQPFRRFKVRVKAEIVTMGVPVEPTREAGQYVAPHDWNALISAPDVVVIDTRNRYEVKAGTFRGALDPQIDSFREFPAWLDAHAAELQGKRVAMFCTGGIRCEKSTSLLRQRGYADVFHLQGGILQYLEDVPEQDSRWDGECFVFDGRVTVGHGLREGGAVMCHSCGWPLDAQERADALFEEGVSCRHCHAQTTPEQKAAFRARQRHFDRQATTTAP